Proteins encoded together in one uncultured Sphaerochaeta sp. window:
- a CDS encoding V-type ATP synthase subunit B — protein MKTSTESLMAQSDRRLLSGREYRGASRIDGPLVYMRNTHPVGFGELVEVVTPDGKRRSGQVLDTSDEVVVVQVFEGTDNLTLPGTGMRFMGEPLTLPVSEQMLGRVMNGLGKSRDGSGTVHGFAERDVNGEPINPTAREYPRDFIQTGISVIDGMTTLIQGQKLPIFSGNGLDHNQLAAQIARQAKVRGSEGDFCIVFAAMGVKYDVARFFIDSFEETGVLDNVALFLSLADDPSIERTITPKTALTLAEHLAFDKGKQVLVIMTDMTNYCESLREIGTMRGEIPSRKGYPGYLYSNLAEIYERSGKISGRSGSITQLPILSMPNDDISHPVPDLTGYITEGQIVFERGMQARGIYPPINCLPSLSRLMKDGIGEGMTRDDHPHLANQLFASYSHVKDVQNLASVIGEEELTTLDQQYLEFGNFFEKRFVNQRFDEDRSIEQTLDLGWEALGKLPSEELQRLTDEEIAEHYGR, from the coding sequence ATGAAAACTAGCACTGAATCCTTGATGGCCCAGAGTGATCGCAGGCTGCTCAGCGGTAGGGAGTACCGTGGAGCAAGCAGGATCGATGGACCACTCGTATATATGCGCAATACCCATCCGGTAGGTTTTGGGGAGTTGGTTGAGGTCGTAACTCCTGATGGCAAGCGTCGTTCCGGTCAGGTACTCGATACCAGTGATGAGGTTGTTGTAGTCCAGGTCTTCGAGGGGACTGACAACCTGACACTTCCCGGAACGGGAATGCGGTTCATGGGTGAGCCCCTTACCTTGCCGGTTTCTGAGCAGATGCTTGGTCGGGTTATGAACGGTTTGGGAAAGAGCAGGGACGGTTCAGGGACCGTACACGGATTCGCTGAACGGGACGTGAACGGGGAACCGATCAATCCAACAGCTCGTGAGTATCCCAGGGATTTCATCCAGACCGGTATTTCTGTCATTGATGGGATGACAACCTTGATCCAAGGGCAGAAGCTTCCCATTTTCAGTGGGAACGGTTTGGACCATAACCAACTTGCCGCGCAGATTGCCCGTCAGGCAAAAGTTCGGGGAAGTGAAGGGGATTTTTGCATAGTCTTTGCAGCCATGGGGGTCAAGTATGATGTTGCCCGTTTCTTCATTGACAGCTTTGAGGAGACCGGAGTACTGGACAACGTTGCTCTCTTCCTCTCTTTGGCAGATGACCCTTCCATTGAACGAACCATTACCCCAAAGACAGCCTTGACACTTGCTGAGCATCTGGCTTTTGACAAAGGCAAGCAGGTCCTGGTGATTATGACCGATATGACCAACTACTGTGAGTCATTGAGAGAGATTGGCACCATGCGTGGTGAGATTCCGTCCCGGAAAGGGTATCCTGGCTACTTGTACTCCAATCTTGCTGAGATTTATGAACGTTCAGGGAAGATCAGCGGGCGCTCTGGTTCCATAACACAGTTGCCGATTCTCTCAATGCCCAACGATGATATCAGCCATCCGGTCCCCGATTTGACCGGTTACATCACGGAGGGACAGATTGTATTTGAGCGAGGGATGCAGGCAAGGGGTATTTATCCACCGATCAACTGTCTTCCTTCCCTCTCCCGTCTGATGAAGGATGGTATCGGAGAAGGCATGACCAGGGACGACCATCCCCACCTTGCCAACCAGCTTTTTGCCTCTTACAGCCATGTTAAGGATGTGCAGAACCTTGCTTCGGTTATCGGGGAAGAGGAGTTGACCACCCTCGACCAACAGTATCTAGAATTCGGAAACTTCTTTGAGAAGCGATTTGTAAACCAACGGTTTGATGAGGACAGGAGTATTGAACAGACGCTCGATCTTGGTTGGGAGGCTCTGGGAAAACTACCTTCAGAAGAGCTTCAGCGTCTCACCGATGAGGAGATTGCCGAACATTACGGCAGATAG
- a CDS encoding V-type ATP synthase subunit A, protein MKERIIGRVKRVNGPILIVKDITNAMMMEMVRIGEQQLVGEVVKLYDGLATVQVYEDATGICPGDNVYGSGMSLSVELGPGLIGTIYDGIQRPLEKLMEASGAFISRGLSYDAVDHGKQWEFTPIVEAGTIVHAGMVIATVEETSRIQHRIIVPPQYPEATLSEIAPSGSYTVDEVIATLVLPDGKQQKLTMVQKWPIRLPRPVASRLALKQPLVTGLRVIDTLFPLAKGGTVAIPGGFGTGKTMTQHSIAQWCDADIIVYIGCGERGNEMTDVLREFPLLVDPRTGQSLMERTILIANTSNMPVSAREASIYTGITMAEYYRDQGYHVAIMADSTSRWAEALRELSGRMEEMPAEEGFPAYLPTRIAQFYERAGYMRNLSGSDGSVSIIGAVSPPGGDFSEPVTQHTKRFVRCFWGLDRQLASSRHYPAISWLDSYSEYLGDVKQWWNDHSDGAWHENRLRIMDLLQKEVRLQQIVKLVGPDALPDTQNFILEVCSLFKTAFLQQNAFDEVDRYCSVEKQVKMLSVILAYYDKGLEAINKGVPMVKVRRLRAVQEMARMRLTVKGDELEIIDKIQLRLERSIDQMGGIYEN, encoded by the coding sequence ATGAAAGAAAGAATAATCGGACGTGTCAAACGAGTAAATGGACCGATTCTCATCGTCAAGGATATCACAAATGCCATGATGATGGAGATGGTCCGTATCGGTGAACAGCAACTGGTAGGGGAGGTGGTCAAGCTCTATGATGGATTGGCCACTGTCCAGGTGTATGAGGATGCAACTGGCATCTGCCCAGGTGACAACGTCTATGGAAGTGGTATGAGCCTAAGCGTCGAGCTGGGCCCTGGGCTTATCGGTACCATCTATGATGGTATTCAACGACCCTTGGAAAAGCTCATGGAGGCCAGTGGGGCATTCATCTCACGTGGTCTTTCCTATGATGCAGTAGACCATGGAAAGCAGTGGGAGTTTACCCCCATTGTTGAAGCTGGGACGATTGTCCATGCAGGTATGGTCATCGCTACGGTAGAGGAGACAAGCAGGATCCAGCACAGGATCATCGTACCTCCCCAGTACCCGGAAGCAACCCTCAGCGAAATTGCTCCCTCGGGTTCCTATACGGTAGATGAAGTCATAGCGACCCTGGTTTTACCAGATGGAAAGCAACAGAAACTTACCATGGTGCAGAAGTGGCCGATCAGATTGCCCCGGCCGGTAGCTAGTCGTCTTGCATTGAAACAACCTTTGGTGACAGGGCTTAGGGTCATCGATACCCTGTTCCCTCTCGCAAAAGGTGGGACGGTTGCAATCCCTGGCGGGTTTGGTACCGGAAAGACCATGACACAGCATTCCATCGCCCAGTGGTGTGATGCGGATATCATTGTGTACATTGGCTGTGGTGAGCGCGGTAACGAAATGACCGATGTATTGAGGGAATTCCCGCTCCTTGTAGATCCAAGGACCGGGCAATCTCTGATGGAGCGGACCATCCTTATCGCCAATACTTCCAATATGCCGGTAAGTGCCCGTGAAGCGAGTATCTATACGGGTATAACGATGGCTGAGTATTATCGTGACCAAGGATATCATGTGGCAATCATGGCCGACTCAACCAGTCGTTGGGCCGAAGCACTGCGTGAACTCAGCGGCCGTATGGAAGAGATGCCGGCTGAGGAAGGGTTTCCTGCCTACCTGCCTACCCGTATTGCACAGTTCTATGAACGGGCAGGGTATATGCGTAATCTCTCTGGAAGTGATGGTTCGGTCTCCATTATCGGGGCTGTAAGCCCTCCTGGTGGTGATTTCTCAGAGCCGGTAACCCAGCATACAAAGCGATTCGTACGTTGCTTCTGGGGCTTGGACAGACAGCTTGCAAGCAGCCGTCACTATCCAGCTATTAGCTGGTTGGACTCCTACAGTGAATATCTTGGTGATGTGAAGCAGTGGTGGAATGACCACAGTGATGGGGCTTGGCACGAGAACAGGCTTAGGATCATGGACCTATTGCAGAAGGAAGTCCGTCTGCAGCAAATTGTCAAGCTTGTTGGTCCCGATGCCCTTCCAGATACCCAGAATTTCATCTTGGAGGTGTGTTCTTTGTTCAAGACCGCTTTCCTACAGCAAAACGCTTTTGATGAAGTAGACCGATACTGTTCGGTGGAAAAACAGGTGAAGATGCTCTCGGTAATCCTTGCCTACTATGACAAGGGTCTGGAAGCGATCAACAAGGGAGTCCCAATGGTGAAGGTAAGGAGGCTTCGTGCCGTCCAGGAGATGGCAAGAATGCGTCTTACCGTCAAGGGAGATGAGCTTGAGATAATTGACAAGATCCAGCTACGGCTAGAGCGCTCCATTGACCAGATGGGAGGAATTTATGAAAACTAG
- a CDS encoding ATPase: METTDNRLLSGILEQAEQTAQKKLEDSQRQAARIAEEAQLKVEREIASLRKDHEQKLRSIELKKQANLASAKRKANLRQIDESYQQVLRRVTSFLDAKKVAQHLSTWIAEAAIGLDLKEAKVAFSRQCPVKEDHLKEAASLVQEATGAKIALHLDPKPVQGLGVIVSSMDDTVSFNNQVEIRLRRFDRVVRSMIQEHT; the protein is encoded by the coding sequence ATGGAAACAACTGACAACCGTTTGTTGAGCGGTATCTTGGAACAGGCGGAGCAGACTGCACAAAAAAAGCTTGAGGATTCCCAAAGACAAGCAGCGCGTATTGCAGAGGAAGCACAACTCAAGGTTGAACGGGAGATAGCTTCACTGAGAAAGGACCACGAACAGAAACTCAGAAGTATTGAGTTGAAGAAGCAGGCCAATCTCGCGAGTGCAAAGCGAAAAGCAAATCTTAGGCAGATCGATGAGAGCTACCAACAGGTGCTCAGACGTGTAACCTCGTTTCTTGATGCCAAAAAGGTTGCTCAACATCTAAGTACATGGATTGCAGAAGCTGCAATTGGTCTGGACCTCAAGGAAGCCAAGGTTGCCTTCTCGCGTCAATGTCCCGTGAAAGAGGACCATCTCAAGGAAGCTGCTTCCTTGGTCCAGGAAGCAACCGGTGCGAAGATTGCCCTGCACCTCGATCCAAAACCAGTGCAAGGCCTTGGTGTAATTGTTTCCTCTATGGACGATACGGTTTCGTTCAACAACCAGGTTGAAATCCGTCTCAGACGGTTCGACCGCGTCGTAAGGTCAATGATTCAGGAACATACATGA
- a CDS encoding V-type ATP synthase subunit F, which translates to MKYFVIGDEDTVLGFSLVGVFGMQATNAQQAKRAWDKAVDDSQNGIIIITDEVANMIRPIVDRFLFSESFPLVVEIPSPRSKEGGTDLRALVNKAIGVAL; encoded by the coding sequence ATGAAATATTTTGTCATCGGTGACGAAGATACCGTACTCGGGTTTTCCCTGGTTGGTGTATTCGGCATGCAGGCGACAAATGCACAACAGGCCAAGCGTGCCTGGGACAAGGCGGTGGATGATTCGCAGAATGGCATCATCATCATCACTGATGAGGTTGCAAATATGATCAGGCCCATAGTGGACCGATTCCTATTCTCTGAATCTTTCCCGCTTGTTGTCGAGATCCCTTCCCCCCGATCAAAGGAGGGAGGCACAGATTTGCGCGCCCTCGTTAATAAAGCGATTGGGGTAGCATTGTAG
- a CDS encoding ATP synthase subunit C, whose protein sequence is MTNIAFRRKVSMTFVATALLLLASGFIFAPSAYAATTESASSGDYNLALVCFSAALAFGLGALAAGSAIGKVGSAAMGAISERPEIASQALIFIALAEGLVVFGFITSLMILGKV, encoded by the coding sequence ATGACCAACATCGCATTCAGAAGAAAAGTTTCGATGACCTTTGTGGCAACAGCGCTCTTGTTGCTTGCCAGCGGCTTCATCTTCGCACCCAGTGCCTATGCGGCAACCACAGAGTCAGCCAGTAGTGGAGACTACAACCTCGCCTTGGTCTGTTTCAGTGCTGCACTGGCATTTGGATTAGGGGCTTTAGCTGCAGGTTCGGCTATTGGCAAGGTTGGTAGCGCTGCCATGGGTGCCATCAGTGAGCGTCCTGAGATCGCAAGCCAGGCTTTGATCTTCATCGCTCTTGCTGAAGGTCTGGTTGTCTTTGGGTTCATCACCAGTTTGATGATCCTCGGAAAGGTATAA